In Treponema primitia ZAS-2, a genomic segment contains:
- a CDS encoding RnfABCDGE type electron transport complex subunit B → MSIVLITALFAAILAFVLGVALGFFKDFFAVEEDPLKGQVRECLPGANCGACGFPGCDGYATAVASGSAATNCCSVGGKDVAEKLSALMGVSAGSITPLVAIIACQGTPDKAPAKGNYTGLQTCRGAKLSTGGTKLCVWGCLGYGDCTVVCQFGALSLGENGLPKVDHTKCTGCKVCVAECPQGVIRAVAKDSQGAVVTCSNRNPLKATVLKTCKAGCIKCELCVKNCPENCITLQNGIPVVDYAKCTSCGTCGEKCPTKVFKILQKDVIAV, encoded by the coding sequence ATGAGTATCGTTTTAATTACCGCCCTGTTTGCCGCCATTCTGGCCTTTGTTTTAGGAGTGGCCCTGGGCTTTTTCAAGGATTTCTTCGCCGTTGAAGAGGACCCCCTTAAAGGGCAGGTCCGCGAGTGTCTGCCTGGCGCCAACTGCGGCGCCTGCGGGTTCCCGGGCTGTGACGGTTACGCCACTGCGGTTGCCTCCGGCAGCGCCGCAACCAACTGCTGTTCCGTGGGTGGAAAAGATGTGGCGGAAAAGCTTTCCGCCCTCATGGGAGTAAGCGCCGGTTCCATAACCCCGCTGGTAGCCATCATCGCCTGTCAGGGCACGCCGGATAAGGCCCCTGCCAAGGGAAACTATACGGGCCTGCAAACCTGCCGGGGAGCCAAGCTCTCCACCGGGGGAACCAAGCTCTGTGTCTGGGGTTGCCTGGGTTACGGGGATTGTACCGTGGTATGCCAGTTCGGCGCCCTGAGCCTGGGCGAAAACGGCTTGCCAAAAGTGGATCACACCAAGTGTACGGGCTGCAAGGTCTGCGTGGCCGAATGTCCCCAGGGCGTCATCAGGGCCGTTGCCAAGGATTCCCAGGGCGCCGTGGTGACTTGTTCCAACCGGAACCCTTTAAAAGCTACTGTGTTAAAGACCTGCAAGGCGGGGTGCATCAAGTGTGAACTCTGTGTAAAGAACTGCCCGGAAAACTGCATCACCCTGCAAAACGGCATCCCCGTGGTGGATTATGCCAAATGTACTTCCTGTGGTACTTGTGGAGAAAAATGCCCCACCAAGGTATTCAAGATACTTCAAAAAGATGTCATTGCAGTTTAA
- a CDS encoding DUF6675 family protein translates to MSLQFKRFSVLFLLLLLLLAVAGTSSSATLEELVGTDRAAALSGPEPITEAQLKDPQPRLIPMDAGLRRFVDEAMDALDPSLFVESLSLYKKPPSAAEPWTEAERNALYNETLAISTLAGIEYFSVSRNRMRTFYETSTVIDGPETKKPLTDPVYTTPPAELRIYARQKDLTFGDNIYQYTYYTRTDALIFVQENLSPMSVGPISVVRKNRLRSIIAVIDAGDSLLVYVASMAKAASFPGMNERAGRSFTNRAEAILTWFSVRAGTAFEKAKAGASS, encoded by the coding sequence ATGTCATTGCAGTTTAAACGTTTCTCCGTTCTTTTTCTGTTACTGTTACTGTTACTGGCTGTTGCCGGGACAAGCTCCTCCGCCACCCTGGAGGAGCTTGTCGGCACTGACCGGGCGGCGGCCCTTTCCGGGCCGGAGCCTATTACCGAAGCCCAGCTAAAGGATCCCCAGCCCAGGCTCATCCCCATGGATGCCGGCCTCCGCCGCTTTGTTGACGAAGCCATGGATGCCCTGGACCCCAGCCTGTTTGTGGAAAGTCTCTCCTTGTATAAAAAACCCCCCAGCGCCGCCGAACCCTGGACCGAAGCGGAACGGAACGCCCTCTACAACGAAACCCTAGCCATCAGCACCCTTGCGGGGATAGAGTACTTTTCCGTCAGCCGGAACCGGATGCGGACTTTTTACGAAACTTCTACGGTTATCGACGGGCCCGAAACCAAAAAGCCCCTGACTGATCCCGTCTATACCACCCCTCCGGCAGAACTGCGTATCTATGCCCGCCAGAAGGACCTGACCTTCGGAGACAATATTTACCAGTATACCTACTATACCCGGACCGATGCCCTGATCTTTGTCCAGGAAAACCTCAGTCCCATGTCCGTGGGGCCCATTTCGGTGGTTAGGAAGAACCGTCTGCGCTCGATAATCGCGGTTATTGACGCCGGAGACAGCCTGCTGGTATACGTGGCCTCCATGGCAAAGGCCGCCTCCTTTCCCGGCATGAACGAGCGGGCAGGGCGCTCCTTTACCAACCGGGCAGAGGCTATCCTGACATGGTTCTCCGTCCGAGCGGGGACGGCTTTTGAAAAAGCAAAAGCCGGGGCATCCTCCTAG